The Eriocheir sinensis breed Jianghai 21 chromosome 4, ASM2467909v1, whole genome shotgun sequence genome has a segment encoding these proteins:
- the LOC127010075 gene encoding 60S ribosomal protein L22-like, giving the protein MTTAKAPAKRPQAKTGSKKPQVPAKKGKGLKGKGRKGKKLQLKFHIDCRQPVEDGIMNAADFETFLQQRIKVNGKTNNFSNQVSLERNKHKITLNADIAFSKRYLKYLTKKYLKKNNLRDWLRVVAPPTAKDMYELRYFQINNEEDDDDDGDE; this is encoded by the exons GCTAAGGCTCCAGCAAAGCGGCCCCAGGCCAAGACTGGCAGTAAGAAGCCTCAAGTCCCTGCTAAGAAAGGGAAAGGCTTGAAGGGCAAAGGCCGCAAAGGCAAGAAGTTGCAGCTCAAGTTCCACATTGACTGCCGTCAACCTGTGGAAGATGGCATCATGAATGCGGCCGACTTT GAGACGTTCCTCCAGCAGCGTATCAAGGTGAATGGCAAGACCAACAACTTCTCTAACCAAGTATCACTGGAGAGGAACAAGCACAAGATCACCCTTAATGCTGACATTGCCTTCTCCAAAAG ATACCTGAAGTACCTCACCAAGAAGTACCTGAAGAAGAACAATCTCCGTGACTGGCTGAGAGTGGTGGCTCCCCCCACGGCCAAGGACATGTATGAGTTGAGATACTTCCAGATTAAcaatgaggaagatgatgatgatgatggagatgagtgA